AAACACATAGCCTGGCATGGATCtagaaatttttagtttaagaACTCCATCCTCCATAAACTGTTTATTCTTAAAACAGAAATTCGTCTCTAATAAATACATGTCAAGAAGAGCAAAATGTATCTTCAAGAACTATTTATGCATCCCTACTCAAAGTTTCCTGTTACAATTGCTTGCTCGTGTCCAGTGGTAAGAATGATGATCTCTTTTGACATAATCttatttgctttaatttttgtttttgttttactttgatTCAGGGGATTTGTGGTCTGGTTCAGAAGGGGGTAATATCAGGATTTGGCCATGGGAATCTATTAACAATGCGCTCTCTCTGACAATGGAAGAACGACATATGGCTTCTTTGTTAATGGGGAAATCATTTATTGACCTTAGGAGTCAAGTCGCTGTAAATGGCTTCAGTTCTATATTAAATTCAGATATCAAGTGCCTTCTGTCTGATAATATTCGAGCTAAAGTATGGAGTTCTGGTTATCTTTCTTTTGCATTGTGGTATGTCTAGACCGTGGAAACTGCACCCTTAAAATTAACAAAGTTCTGTTGGCATATTGTTACATGTTCAGTTCCTCTTTGATAAATAATAAGCTATAAAGGCCTTCCACATCTACCCCCTTATTGATAGTCTAGATCAGTTATGATGATCTTGTACCTCTTGCTAATACACTGTTCTTCTACGCACTTTAACCTGTCAGTTTCTAAATATTTCTACAAGACATCATCATTCCTTTATCACAGTTCTTGGACAGAGGCCCTTGCCATTTAAGATttgtaatgaaataaaaagtcaaCTATGACAAATAGGATCTCACTTTGAAATCTAATTTATTTGCTCTGTGCACGAAAGGAgataattgtataatttttttgtgaaaaatgtgaCACTGAAAGCTTtttacatttgaaaattttaaaacttctcATTTTCTGTCCAAATATgagatttttgaaattataagtAATAGATCAATCTGATTTTACCCCAGATGTTGGCTCTATTTCTGTTCCTGTTTATAGGTTAGAAGGATATAGAGATTCTTAatgtatttttgtttatttttgagatatttgaggTTGCAAAATCAAGAATGTGGATCTTAATTAACTTCTTGCACAATTAGAATTTCTAGTTACTTTACTTGTATTAATTTGGCTCCAATTTGAGTTTAGATCATCTTATCTTACACCGCTCTTGTaaaagatttctttttttgtctcctttctattactttttttaggttttctcagaatttcaaaatttcagggATGCTCGGACAAGGGAGTTACTCAAAGTTTTCAACATTGATGGTCAGATTGAAAATAGAGCAGATTTGTCATTGGTTCCTGACTTTGCCATGGAAGATGAGATAAAGATGAAGATTGTTGCAAGTTCAAAGAAGGAGAAAACACAAAGTTCCTTTGGTTTCTTTCAGCAGTCACGTAATGCTATAATGGGAGCAGCTGATGCTGTTCGTCGAGTTGCAGCAAAAGGGGGCTTTCTTGATGATAGTCGGAGGATTGAAGCACTCACAATAACTATTGACGGGATGATTTGGGTTGGCTGTGCGAATGGTATGCTTATTCAGTGGGATGGAAATGGAAATCGTATTCAAGATATTCAGCCTCATCCTTCTGCGGTTCTATGCTTATGCAACTTCGGATCAAAAATATGGGCTGGTTATGCAAGTGGTACTGTCCATGCTCTAGACCTTGATGGTAATAAGCTTGGAGAATGGGTTGCTCACAGCAGTCCTGTACTGAAGATGGCCATTGGCGCTGGTTATATCTACACCCTGGCAAAGCATGGTGGTATACGTGGATGGAGTATCACATCCCCTGGACCTCTTGATGGCATATTGTATTCCGAATTGACTGCAAAAGGATTTCTATATACAAGGATGGAAAATTTAACTATATTAACTGGTACATGGAATGTTGCGCAGGGGCGAGCATCTAAGGGCTCGCTTGAATCTTGGCTACATTCTGCTGTTTCAGATGTTGGAATTATTGTTATTGGATTGCAAGAAGTTGAAATGGGTGCAGGTTTTCTTGCAATGTCTGCAGTGAGAGAATCTGTAAGATATCTTCTTCATTATGGTTTACAATGCATTAATGTTGTGTAAGCTTAGCATTATGATTCTAGAGTAATATTTCAGAAACAAAGAACAGGTCTTAGTTGCTGAATTGATTTCAGTACAAAGTGGTAATCTGTTGCATGTGATCTCTTTCTGTCAGCGAAACATGTTAAATAAATGCTGTTTCGTAACATAATCATGCAAGGGTTAAGAATGTCTGGGTTTCGGTCGGACATAATGTTTCACTGAACAAGTGCACAATATAGCTTGTGCATGGTGGAGTGCATATCTGTTTTATGTTACTAGTATTAAAGAGGAAAGATATATGTTAGGTTTATGAGAAATTAACATTCATTGCACAGACTTGtgagaatgaaaagaaagggGGTGGGGTGGGAGTGCATTTTGGGACAAGTTTGATGTTTCACCATTGTCTTCTGCTTAAACAAGCAAAGTATCTAATCAGTTTAAGTAAAAATGTAAAGATTCCAAGGAAGAGGATTAAGAATTATGGgagaaacaaagaaatagaTATCTAAGCAACTtgtgcttttttcttttctcagaatgctctttatttttagttacttTGCCATTTGAAGAGATGGCCGACAGTTAAGTGATCATTTTTATGCTGAAATCAATGGCTATCTTTAAAATTGGGGTAGAAAATAACGCAGTTGATAACTTTAGTTCGTATAAGGACAGTTGGAATGAAGCAGGTTTTATTTTCCCTTCCTATAAAGCATGCTTTAGTTTTCCCTATCAAACTAGCTGTATGTACAATTAGGTCAGTCTGGGTTTTTGTAATGGACCTTTCCTGAAGGATTAAGACCTAGAAGGAGAACAGGActgaaaataatgatttgtgGAAGAGATGCCTATCATTTTAACCATAAGCATTATTGAAGCTACATGCTGAACATGAAGGCCAAATCCTTGTGCATACGAAGTCTGCATTTTTTTTAACACTCTACTTATGACAACTTATTTATCTATCCCATTTACCATAGGTGGGGCGTGACGGGAGTGCTGTTGGACAGTGGTGGTTGGATATGATAGATGAAACATTGCATGATATGATGGAAAGAAAATCACAGGATGTGATGGGAAAGCAATCACATCAATGGAGAAAATTTGAGCGTGTTGGATCTAGGCAGTTGGCAGGCATGCTTATTGCTGTTTGGTGAGCGTCCATCATGTTTTTCTGTTATCCTTTTCTCTTCTCCTGTTGAAGTTTCTTTTTTGGAACTATAGTTATGTTAGAGATACAGGAATCCTTGTTCTTATCATTTGTTTCTTGCAAGGCTGAAAGGCATTTCAGGAttgctgaatatttttttattttaatttcttaacttTTATTTCGTGTGAAAATAAGAAACTCTACAGGAAATAAGTTTTGCTGTAAAACTGAAGTATCTGTGTTCCAACCCATAAATTAGAACTCTAATATGAGGATATCTCACTTTTGTTTTCTCATTTTCTGTAAGAAAGgttgttttttattcttttcctgAAAATGTTTCTAAAAGGGTTGTTTTTGAGACTCTTCCTCTAGAAAATTCTAAGAAAATATAGTTTTGAGTCAGATCCattcttttctaaaatttaaaatttgaaactgAGGTAATCCTGTTTATGTGAATGATCTTTCACCATTGCTATGTGTTATTTGATTCTTTCTCAAATCAGTGAGGAAAGAGAGTGATAATGAGATTGTGCAGTTTTAATGACGAATTAGACTTCAATGCTCCATGCATGCATTGTTTATCAAAGGAACTATTTCGAAGTATTTGCTGACTAGGCTTCTAAGGGGGCACATAGATTCTAAGCTATTACATGCCACGTAGACATATCTTTGAATAAAACACAAGAGGAAATAAATTACTTCCCAACAAATTTacagtatttaaaaataaatagaaaaggaGTTCGATCTTGCTGATTGAATGATTTGAATTCCATAAGAACCATTCTGTCTTTATCTGCTAGAACTAGTCTTGTTATTGATCTGTTTCTTTATTCCTTATCCATTTACTCAAgttctttttcatgttttatttgtGCTTGTTTCCTGAATTTTTATATCTAATggttgaatttttgttttaggGTCAAGGATAATCTTAAACCAGATGTTGGGGATATTGATGCTGCTGCAGTCCCATGCGGCTTTGGGCGTGCGATTGGTAACAAGGTATTCTTCTTCCTTAAATAGGCATAATATGTAAATTCGTTCTGTGTAACAGAGATATTAATAAGTATCAGTATAGTTAGTATATAAGCATAATCTTTTTCTTCATGagcaaatatacatatttatattggACTTGTTTTTCATACATATCATCATACCAGTTTTAGTGCAAATTCTAGCTGCAACGTATTTTTCATCCTTAAAGAGGCATGTGATAAGTGAATGATTTTCTATATAATGTAGATATTAATAAATCAgcctaatataatttataatgagCAAGAATGTTTTCTTATATTAGAAATGTATACAATGCATTTCGCATAAAAGTTTTAGTGAATGAAATACTAGACTCAATGTTAAACTGAAATTTAGAGTACTATGGAAATGGATATATGGTTTCTTCTTAGTATTCTAGTGATTCTTAGGTTAAAGTCTGGAGAATAGACTATAATTGTGTATGAGAACTTTGTCATTGTTTCTTGGTGCTACTTTATCTAGTTCCTAAATTCATAAGTATGATGGATTAGAATCATTGAAAATGTTATACTTTCTCTCTAGATATTTGGTTTGCACATGGGGTTCTGATTGACTATGGAAGTTATAAGAATTATATTGCTTTTGGCTTGTGAACTAGTTGgcttagaaaaaataaattttaacaattgatAGGTTTTCGTTTAACAATATTATACATTTGCTTGTGCACCCAGGGAGCTGTTGGTTTAAGACTGAGAGTGTATGATAGAATCTTTTGCTTTGTTAATTGTCACTTTGCTGCTCATTTGGAAGCTGTCGGTCGTCGCAATGCTGATTTTGACCATGTATATCGTACAATGACGTTTAGTCGACAATCTAATCTCTTCAATGCTGGCGCTGGTATGGTGTTGTACCTGTTATTGTGTTGCACGCTTGCCTgctcaatatatttattttggctTGTTTATAGATCTAGCTTGCCATTGGTCCTTTCTATTGCAGCTGGTGCGTCATCGGCCGTGCAAATGGTTCGTGGAGCTAATGTATGTATACACCTTGGTTGCTATAATAGCCAccatttttgtttcattttccttCTAAAATATTCATCCCTTCTGGTTAGTGTGTAAGGGTTGATGCTTTTACAGGCTACGGGTGCCAACTCTGTTGAAGGAATGCCTGAATTATCTGAAGCAGACATGCTTGTATTTCTTGGCGATTTTAATTATCGGCTTGATGATGTGTCATATGATGAAGCAAGAGATTTTATATCTCAAAGAAGCTTTGATTGGCTCAGAGAAAGGGATCAACTCCGAGCAGAGATGGAAGCTGGAAATGTTTTCCAGGGAATGCGGGAAGCAGTTATTACTTTTGCTCCCACATACAAATTTGATAAACATGTAGCTGGTTTATCAGGTATCTTGTATGTTAGTTATGAGTTCCTCATCTTATTTCTAAACTCTGTATCAGCTAAGTCACATGTTGTTTGGTTTAACAATCCACCTTCTGCTGTGCATTTTATGATTCATAAAGTGGTTCAGCAATTGCTCTTGTTAAAGTTTGAAGTAGTCTATTAAGATGTTTTTCACTAGGGGTTCAGGAAAAAGGTTTCTTGGTATGACTggtattataatttttctagTAATTTCACATATTTGATTGGCTAAAAGTACCTTTACAATGCTTATTTTTAAAGGCTACGATTCTGGTGAAAAGAAGCGCATTCCTGCCTGGTGTGACAGAATCTTATATCGTGATAGCCGGCGAACATTGGGATCTGAATGCAGTTTAGAGTGTCCTGTTATCTCTTCAGTATCACAGTAAGTTCTGATTGGTTTCTGTTTTGGCAATATTTAGGGAtagtttaatttctttcaaataaCTGCATGCTATGATTCTCTTTCATAATCTGTTGTGATCCTTTCTGTTGAAGGCAATGCTTTAACAGCCTTATGTGCTTATCAACTTTTTCAAAAAGGTTTTAACACATTGATTATTTTCTGATCCAGATATGTAATACCAGGAGTAAATTGCACCATTTAGCAAATTTCTTTTGTCTTCCATCTGAGATCTAAAATGACTCGATCATTTATTCACAGcttttttaatttgttccaaATCTATCTATCTATCCCATCAACCCGGTATCAGAATGTGGACAGAATTTTCTACATGTTATGCCGACTAAAGTGGCTCATGGAAAATTCCATCCGTTTGCTGACATGTTAATGGACAGatggattttaaataaattcaaagagtCACATATTATGGCAGACTAATCAACGTGtgattttttttcctgaaaATGAACATTGTGAAAAGGTCATGGCAGACTGGTTGTTCTCTTTCCTTGTCTCTTGtctccttttttctctttttttgttgtaTGTGGAAAAATGGGTATGCTTGTTAatattaccatttcaatacacaGATTTTGTATTTTCAGGCCAGACTGCATTTTTTTCCCCTTATCAtctattattttgttatcaATAATTATCTTGAATAAATCCTGATATATCTCTTGAATAGGTACGAGTCTTGCATGGATGTGACAGACAGTGATCACAAACCTGTCATTTGCTTATTTTCTGTTGAAATTGCTCATATTGATGAGTCAGTAAGGAGACAAGAATTTGGAGATATAGTGAGATCAAATGAGGAAGTTAGATGCAAGCTTCAAGAATTATGCAAAATTCCAGAAACAATTGTCAGCACCAACAATATTATCCTCCAAAACCAGGACACATCAATTTTGCGCATCACAAATAAATGCACAGAAAGCATTGCTTTGTTTGAAATAGTTTGTCAAGGTGAATCTACAATCAAGGATGATGGACAGGCATCATATCATCATCCAAGAGGTTCCTTTGGCTTTCCACGGTGGCTTCAGGtaggttttctttttgattgaagagaaattattttaccCTTAATGGGGTAAGAATTGGTGCTAGTTCATATTGCTAGGGATTTGAAATCCTTtgtattgaaagaaaaaaatcagtTGAGGGAATTGTCTTTGGAATCTTTCTACTAGGTTTTACTTTACTAGCAGTGAGCTTTAGGTGCAATTTTGATTATCTTTGGATCAAAGTTGAACTGCTGCAGATTTATGGAGCAAATTAAAAGTTGTTTATGGCCTTGGCAGGctgctcctttttttttcctgtttaaagaaggccttttcttTTAAGTTACTAAATATTTCATGCTCAGGGATCAATTTTGTTTGCAAACTCAAATTCATGTCCATCTTGTAATGTTGAATATGGTCAGACATGGTTACAAGCTTCAATAgggctttatttttttaaatttttttgcaaaaatatgaagTAAAAGAAGTTCATATTCATGATCTGGAGTGTTCTGCTTGTTAGTCTTTGAGATAAAAGTTATTAACATATATGTGATGTTTGGCCCAGGTTACTCCAGCTGCTGGCATAATTAGACCAGATCATGTAGCAGAGGTATCAGTTCATATTGAGGCATTCCACACCCAGGAAGAGTTTGTCGATGGTGTTCCACAAAATTGGTGGTGTGAAGACGACAGAGATAAGGAAGCTTTATTGGTGGTTAAAGTTCATGGCAGGTATACGATGGAGACAAGGAATCATAGGATCCGTGTTCGTCACTGCTGTTCAACCAAAATGAGAAAGACAGATCCTAAGCCTAGAGATTCTGTACAAACTCAAGGAAATCTCCTTCACCGTGCTGATTATCAAAAGCTTAGTGTTTCCTTTGATGTGGTTGATCATCTCCGGAATTTGCATAGTCCATAAATTAACAGTGGTAAGATGTCCACAAATCACATGCCATTGCTGTGTGTTGTGGTTGATAATGCAGCTAATGGAAAAtgtttagtcttttttttttcttgtttttctgaatgattttcatatttagcgtgaatagaaattttattgagtcaaGCTGGTGCCCATTTTTTATGTCACCAGTACTTTGTTTTTGTAAGAATGTCATTTATATATTGTACAGTATGAAAGAATGCAGTGAGCATGAGAGAAGTGTGAAGCATttcgctttttttttttataacactaatttccttttaatttatggattttactatttatatgaTGAATTTCTGAAGGGGAAAAAAATGCTTTGATCAAGATTCTTGATTTCAATTGATAACTCACAATCATGGATGTGTGTTGAATAAAAGGTTTGATAATTGGAAATTTCAATTGATCTGAGTGCCATATTAGGTAGCTTGGTTGAGTCTAGGGCATTGGACCCTCACTGTCCTGAAGTAGGGGTATTTCATCATAGCTATCTGGGTTGTGAATGGAGGTCGCCTGGCTGGGTTTCTTCATTTTGGGGCTTGCTTTTTGTCGTTGCATCTTGGGTTTGCGGTGGCTGGCTTCCTTCAGAGCATACAAGGATGGAGTTTTGACACCCATCTATACTGTCACAGTAACGAGGGAGTGGATATCTCTGGGAATTTTGTACCTGCGATGCCTCGGACTTGACTTGGATTGATGAATGGAAACCTTGGTTACTTGTTGGGCTCCCTTTTGTCTGGACCTGAGCTCTCTCGTAATCGGATCTTTATGCAATAAGTTGCTCCCTTTTTTGTATGAGGCATATATAACCTGCTCATAGCCTAGGCCACTTAGTCTAGCCTGACTCGAAGGTTCGCTCAAAAAGTATAtgaatttaggtaaaaatataaatccgAAAAATAGGCTTTAGTAAAAAGTAAAGcctatttaaaaaatgggttgggGATTGGGTTAGGCTTTTTCAGCTTGGGCCAGCCTGAATATGCAggtttttttactctttttgttttttttttactattttgttgttttttcactattttattacctttttactattatgttgttactattttgttgttatataTAACTCTTggtttattgttaattttgttattgttctATCTGTgttatttatgtataaattttttaaaatttatttttaatttgttgggaaatatttattttaatgtttttagtatttttgatttattatattttttaaagaaaatttatgttaaaaaataatataaaaatatgggtCGATCCCGGGGTTAACATTTTTATCTGAGTCAaacttgggcaaaattttaggtcttTTTTTAGTGTCAGGCCTAAcaaatgggtctaaaattttggttgggcTTGACCCGACTCATGAGCACCTCTATAGATAAGTAGTTGAATTTGACAACTTGTATTTATTTAGCACATTTTTCTTGGACTTGACTAGTGcctaaatttgaaaatcataagTTAACTTGGTACTTTTTTTAGGTGCTCGactaacattgttaaaataCACTAATGTGGTATTGACGATCAATAACAATATGACACGCGATAGCTTACATTTTGCTAtggcaaaaaaaataaaaaatattaaaattttattaaaaaattaccacATGTTAAAATGTGAGATTACCACGTGTTATAATGCTATTGGTCATCAGTATTATGTCAGTGTACTTTAACAAAGTTAGGTACCTAAAAAATACTAAGTTAACTTACTATTTCTAAATTTAggtactaattaaattttaaaatttaggtcccAAATAAATAAGTAGTTGAAGTAACTCTATATATTAACCTCTTATGAACAATAAATTacagtttgaaaataaaaataagtaatgtTAAGCTGACAGATTTTGAGTATAGGTttttatgaattgaaatttgagttGGGTTTTAGTCGGTAATTTCAAGtctaaatggtttaattttaaagttaa
The nucleotide sequence above comes from Gossypium raimondii isolate GPD5lz chromosome 13, ASM2569854v1, whole genome shotgun sequence. Encoded proteins:
- the LOC105782954 gene encoding type II inositol polyphosphate 5-phosphatase 15 isoform X1; translated protein: MDANDDVPDLSPRIFDRYASSSDDDSQPSYPSLHSTNRRLDYMIQFLDRNLLPQNTSRPKPSLPEFVAKGGGQGIFTLPDRKPLHPNRPPYLQLRPHPLRETQFGRFLKTIASTDRQLWAGSESGAVRVWELKDLYEEGEEEEAAPFRESSAILSNGNGNGNAAVMCMVGDEGNGVVWSGHKDGKIRGWKMDCESGGFKEGWCWQAHRGPVLSVVFTCYGDLWSGSEGGNIRIWPWESINNALSLTMEERHMASLLMGKSFIDLRSQVAVNGFSSILNSDIKCLLSDNIRAKVWSSGYLSFALWDARTRELLKVFNIDGQIENRADLSLVPDFAMEDEIKMKIVASSKKEKTQSSFGFFQQSRNAIMGAADAVRRVAAKGGFLDDSRRIEALTITIDGMIWVGCANGMLIQWDGNGNRIQDIQPHPSAVLCLCNFGSKIWAGYASGTVHALDLDGNKLGEWVAHSSPVLKMAIGAGYIYTLAKHGGIRGWSITSPGPLDGILYSELTAKGFLYTRMENLTILTGTWNVAQGRASKGSLESWLHSAVSDVGIIVIGLQEVEMGAGFLAMSAVRESVGRDGSAVGQWWLDMIDETLHDMMERKSQDVMGKQSHQWRKFERVGSRQLAGMLIAVWVKDNLKPDVGDIDAAAVPCGFGRAIGNKGAVGLRLRVYDRIFCFVNCHFAAHLEAVGRRNADFDHVYRTMTFSRQSNLFNAGAGMVLYLLLCCTLACSIYLFWLVYRSSLPLVLSIAAGASSAVQMVRGANATGANSVEGMPELSEADMLVFLGDFNYRLDDVSYDEARDFISQRSFDWLRERDQLRAEMEAGNVFQGMREAVITFAPTYKFDKHVAGLSGYDSGEKKRIPAWCDRILYRDSRRTLGSECSLECPVISSVSQYESCMDVTDSDHKPVICLFSVEIAHIDESVRRQEFGDIVRSNEEVRCKLQELCKIPETIVSTNNIILQNQDTSILRITNKCTESIALFEIVCQGESTIKDDGQASYHHPRGSFGFPRWLQVTPAAGIIRPDHVAEVSVHIEAFHTQEEFVDGVPQNWWCEDDRDKEALLVVKVHGRYTMETRNHRIRVRHCCSTKMRKTDPKPRDSVQTQGNLLHRADYQKLSVSFDVVDHLRNLHSP
- the LOC105782954 gene encoding type II inositol polyphosphate 5-phosphatase 15 isoform X2 encodes the protein MDANDDVPDLSPRIFDRYASSSDDDSQPSYPSLHSTNRRLDYMIQFLDRNLLPQNTSRPKPSLPEFVAKGGGQGIFTLPDRKPLHPNRPPYLQLRPHPLRETQFGRFLKTIASTDRQLWAGSESGAVRVWELKDLYEEGEEEEAAPFRESSAILSNGNGNGNAAVMCMVGDEGNGVVWSGHKDGKIRGWKMDCESGGFKEGWCWQAHRGPVLSVVFTCYGDLWSGSEGGNIRIWPWESINNALSLTMEERHMASLLMGKSFIDLRSQVAVNGFSSILNSDIKCLLSDNIRAKVWSSGYLSFALWDARTRELLKVFNIDGQIENRADLSLVPDFAMEDEIKMKIVASSKKEKTQSSFGFFQQSRNAIMGAADAVRRVAAKGGFLDDSRRIEALTITIDGMIWVGCANGMLIQWDGNGNRIQDIQPHPSAVLCLCNFGSKIWAGYASGTVHALDLDGNKLGEWVAHSSPVLKMAIGAGYIYTLAKHGGIRGWSITSPGPLDGILYSELTAKGFLYTRMENLTILTGTWNVAQGRASKGSLESWLHSAVSDVGIIVIGLQEVEMGAGFLAMSAVRESVGRDGSAVGQWWLDMIDETLHDMMERKSQDVMGKQSHQWRKFERVGSRQLAGMLIAVWVKDNLKPDVGDIDAAAVPCGFGRAIGNKGAVGLRLRVYDRIFCFVNCHFAAHLEAVGRRNADFDHVYRTMTFSRQSNLFNAGAAGASSAVQMVRGANATGANSVEGMPELSEADMLVFLGDFNYRLDDVSYDEARDFISQRSFDWLRERDQLRAEMEAGNVFQGMREAVITFAPTYKFDKHVAGLSGYDSGEKKRIPAWCDRILYRDSRRTLGSECSLECPVISSVSQYESCMDVTDSDHKPVICLFSVEIAHIDESVRRQEFGDIVRSNEEVRCKLQELCKIPETIVSTNNIILQNQDTSILRITNKCTESIALFEIVCQGESTIKDDGQASYHHPRGSFGFPRWLQVTPAAGIIRPDHVAEVSVHIEAFHTQEEFVDGVPQNWWCEDDRDKEALLVVKVHGRYTMETRNHRIRVRHCCSTKMRKTDPKPRDSVQTQGNLLHRADYQKLSVSFDVVDHLRNLHSP